A genomic region of Alligator mississippiensis isolate rAllMis1 chromosome 6, rAllMis1, whole genome shotgun sequence contains the following coding sequences:
- the CSF3R gene encoding granulocyte colony-stimulating factor receptor, which translates to MMLPSSLLVLLLLGGARGCGEVRVEPHTVLLGSPVTASCRVQQALCHGWHASSLGTSTAQTLGGGLEEGGIRLMWKLDNKTLPGTQYWSANGTVESNLTIARVSWTRAKLRCYLAGMGTGTKTETPQLIATADIQAGHLPSKPHNLTCMMNLREMSLTCRWDPGAESLLPTETILKSRKTCRVVTKAIQECRPLLPGENHCTLPHQHLQLYQDMEFWVWVRNPLGTAESEHLCLDPTDVAKLDAPTLMSVQPFQPNCVAVAWDVARSSAYIEQQCELRYRRDKELAWTLVSGIISSNQKVQHCGLLFGMPYRLQMRCRRRAFPSYWSEWSTEQGFTTHEKAPAGKLDAWWQVTPSGSRQRAKVQLLWKALAWQEANGRILGYWVALSPQQRGGVPTTVCNTTEMGCNFSVPPGVRSVYLAAYNAAGKGPPTEVIFLERRGQPLRGLWATPRDQHSLWVQWEAPAAPTNGYVLEWRNVPPAEPGGRLGWQVEHNHSATGALIQDGIEPFRRYNITVYPLYVDAVGVPRHTATYSQQKAPSCTPKLHLRSISKYQAELSWQPVPTELQNGFITNYTIFWASTSSNMSSAVVDSDVQAFTIRPLKPSTTYKVHIMASTVAGSTNGTILMLTTTALDITEIQFLLLCLSLIFVLLIVFTVCLQKNGRMKKQFWPRVPDPVNSSLGKWVPADLQQESPGLRDLGPVPISTITVLKRAARKQEPVWGKDEPGPATADGAPAPAPPQPYAHQLGAPRPYVNAAGAGAGAGAEPVQYARVVADGYRGQPQAPAPLYLRSDSTQPLLADASPSPKPYENLWFPAAPRPAGPDHEPLLDFALLRGLKIDGAEALRGFPGL; encoded by the exons ATGATGCTGCCATCCTCCCTGCtcgtcctgctgctcctgggtg GAGCACGGGGCTGTGGCGAGGTGCGGGTGGAGCCCCACACGGTGCTCCTGGGATCCCCTGTCACGGCCTCCTGCCGTGTCCAGCAGGCCCTGTGCCATGGGTGGCATGCGAGCTCCTTGGGGACAAGCACAGCCCAGACCCTTGGCGGAGGCTTGGAGGAGGGGGGCATCCGGCTGATGTGGAAGCTGGACAACAAGACCCTGCCCGGGACCCAGTACTGGAGTGCAAATGGGACAGTCGAGTCCAACCTCACCATCGCCCGCGTCAGCTGGACCAGGGCTAAGCTGCGGTGCTACTTGgcggggatggggacagggacgaAGACAGAGACGCCCCAGCTCATCGCCACAGCCGACATCCAAGCGGGCC ACCTACCCTCGAAGCCCCACAACCTGACGTGCATGATGAACCTCCGTGAGATGTCCCTGACATGTCGCTGGGATCCCGGAGCGGAGAGCCTCCTGCCGACCGAGACCATCCTGAAGAGCCGCAA GACCTGCAGAGTGGTCACAAAGGCCATCCAGGAGTGCCGCCCATTGCTGCCAGGGGAGAACCACTGCACCCTGCCGCACCAGCACCTGCAGCTCTACCAGGACATGGAGTTCTGGGTGTGGGTGCGCAACCCCCTGGGCACGGCCGAGTCGGAGCACCTGTGCCTCGACCCCACCGATGTGG CCAAGCTGGACGCCCCCACCCTGATGAGCGTGcagcccttccagcccaactGCGTGGCCGTGGCCTGGGACGTGGCCCGCAGCAGCGCCTACATCGAGCAGCAGTGCGAGCTGCGCTACCGGAGGGACAAAGAGCTTGCCTGGACACTG GTCTCCGGCATCATCAGCTCCAACCAGAAGGTGCAGCACTGCGGCCTGCTCTTCGGGATGCCGTACCGCCTGCAGATGCGCTGCCGGCGCAGGGCGTTCCCCAGCTACTGGAGTGAGTGGAGCACGGAGCAGGGCTTCACCACCCACGAGAAAG cccctgcagggaaACTGGACGCCTGGTGGCAGGTGACACCGTCAGGCTCCCGGCAGCGAGCCAAGGTGCAGCTGCTGTGGAAG gccctggcatggcaggaggcaaacGGCAGGATCCTGGGGTACTGGGTGGCGCTGAGCCCGCAGCAGAGGGGCGGGGTGCCGACCACTGTCTGCAACACAACAGAGATGGGGTGCAACTTCTCTGTGCCGCCTGGCGTGCGCAGCGTCTACCTGGCAGCCTACAATGCCGCCGGCAAGGGGCCCCCCACCGAGGTCATCTTCCTGGAGAGGAGAG GACAGCCCCTGCGTGGGCTCTGGGCCACCCCCCGCGACCAGCACAGCCTGTGGGTGCAGTGGGAGGCGCCCGCAGCCCCCACCAACGGCTACGTGCTCGAGTGGCGCAACGTGCCCCCCGCGGAGCCCGGTGGCCGTCTCGGCTGGCAGGTGGAGCACAACCACAGTGCAACCGGGGCCCTGATCCAAG ATGGCATCGAGCCCTTCCGACGGTACAACATCACTGTGTACCCTCTGTACGTGGATGCCGTGGGGGTGCCACGACACACAGCAACCTACTCCCAGCAGAAGG ctccctcGTGCACCCCAAAACTGCACCTTAGGAGCATCAGCAAGTACCAGGCTGAGCTCAGCTGGCAACCAGTGCCCACGGAGCTGCAGAACGGCTTCATCACCAATTACACCATCTTCTGGGCCAGCACCTCTTCCAACATGTCCA GTGCCGTCGTGGACTCTGATGTCCAGGCCTTCACCATCAGACCCCTGAAGCCTTCCACCACATATAAAGTGCACATCATGGCTTCCACCGTGGCAGGCAGCACCAACGGCACCATCCTCATGCTCACGACCACAGCActgg ACATCACTGAGATCCAGTTCCTTCTGCTGTGCCTCAGCCTCATCTTTGTCCTGCTCATTGTGTTCACCGTCTGCCTCCAAAAGAACGGGAG GATGAAGAAGCAGTTCTGGCCCAGAGTCCCTGACCCGGTCAACAGCAGCCTCGGCAAGTGGGTGCCCGCAGACCTGCAGCAG GAGAGCCCCGGCCTCAGggacctgggccctgtgcccaTCTCCACCATCACGGTGCTCAAAAGGGCGGCACGGAAGCAGGAGCCGGTCTGGGGCAAGGACGAGCCCGGCCCCGCCACGGCGGAcggcgcccccgcccccgccccgccgcagCCCTACGCCCACCAGCTCGGGGCGCCGCGGCCCTACGTGaacgcggccggggccggggccggggccggggccgagccCGTGCAGTACGCCCGCGTGGTGGCGGACGGCTACCGCGGGCAGCCGCAGGCCCCGGCGCCGCTCTACCTGCGCTCCGACTCCACGCAGCCGCTGCTGGCCGACGCCTCGCCCAGCCCCAAGCCCTACGAGAACCTGTGGTtccccgccgccccgcgccccgccggcCCCGACCACGAGCCGCTCCTCGACTTCGCCCTGCTGCGCGGACTCAAGATCGACGGCGCCGAGGCCCTGCGTGGCTTCCCCGGCCTCTAG